A window of Aerococcus urinae contains these coding sequences:
- the plsY gene encoding glycerol-3-phosphate 1-O-acyltransferase PlsY: protein MIINLIFLFISYLMGSIPFGVVIGKYLYHKDIRGVGSGNIGTTNAFRAFGPKGGLLVFLCDMVKGMLPVLIANYSSHFTDIDSMLFGLAAILGHTFSLFLHFKGGKAVATSFGVGLALAPLASLGGIAVFFIVLYLFRMVSLASIIAMIAASIISFHYAVLIRILILFITLLIIYRHKDNIKRILAGKEAKVPFGLGYKKNKQ, encoded by the coding sequence ATGATAATTAATCTTATCTTCCTATTTATTTCATATCTAATGGGCTCAATTCCATTCGGTGTGGTTATCGGTAAGTATCTTTACCACAAAGACATTCGCGGGGTGGGCTCAGGAAATATTGGTACGACCAACGCCTTCCGTGCCTTTGGTCCCAAGGGTGGCTTATTAGTATTCCTGTGCGATATGGTAAAGGGAATGCTACCGGTTCTTATCGCTAATTACAGTTCTCACTTTACTGATATTGATAGCATGCTTTTTGGTTTAGCGGCTATCTTAGGCCATACCTTTTCACTTTTTCTCCACTTCAAAGGTGGAAAAGCCGTAGCGACCAGTTTTGGCGTAGGTTTAGCTCTGGCGCCCCTGGCTTCCTTAGGAGGGATTGCGGTCTTTTTCATTGTTCTCTATCTTTTTAGAATGGTTAGTCTAGCGAGCATTATAGCCATGATCGCAGCTTCTATCATTTCTTTTCATTATGCTGTTTTGATTAGGATTTTGATCTTATTCATTACCCTTCTAATCATTTACCGCCACAAAGATAATATTAAACGCATCCTAGCCGGTAAAGAAGCTAAAGTGCCATTTGGCCTGGGCTACAAAAAAAATAAACAATAA
- a CDS encoding manganese-dependent inorganic pyrophosphatase, with amino-acid sequence MSKILIFGHQNPDMDAITSAISLSYLLNTLGYETEPVALGEANDETKYALDHFNHEGLRVIEKAGDETDTVALVDHNEFQQSVSDIKDLNVFAVVDHHRVGNFETSAPLYYIAKPLGCTQSVIYDLYQEKGVEIPQQIAGLMLSGIISDTLLYSSPTCTEKDKEIAKKLAEIAGVDDESYGTEMLKAGANVDDKSAEEIADGDAKSFSMGGKEVRIGQVNVVDANDVIKRKDEVLKAMKELLINNNYDAFLLVITNILTNDSEGLLVGDDSLTKNFEKAFDVDVTDHQLALKGIVSRKKQIVPPLTYSFEG; translated from the coding sequence ATGAGTAAAATTTTAATTTTTGGTCATCAAAATCCTGACATGGATGCCATTACCAGTGCTATTTCCCTAAGTTATTTATTAAACACCCTAGGTTATGAAACCGAACCGGTTGCCTTAGGAGAAGCTAACGATGAAACAAAATATGCCTTAGACCATTTTAATCATGAAGGCTTGCGTGTGATTGAAAAAGCCGGCGATGAAACTGATACCGTGGCTTTAGTGGACCATAACGAATTCCAACAATCCGTTTCCGATATTAAAGACCTTAATGTCTTTGCCGTGGTTGACCACCACCGGGTAGGCAACTTCGAAACCTCTGCGCCACTTTACTACATTGCTAAACCCTTAGGATGTACCCAAAGTGTTATCTATGACCTTTACCAAGAAAAAGGCGTCGAAATTCCTCAACAAATTGCTGGATTAATGCTATCAGGAATTATCTCTGACACCTTACTCTATTCTTCCCCAACCTGTACCGAAAAGGATAAAGAAATCGCTAAAAAATTAGCAGAAATTGCTGGAGTAGACGATGAAAGCTACGGAACCGAAATGCTTAAGGCCGGTGCTAATGTCGATGATAAGTCAGCTGAAGAAATTGCTGATGGCGATGCTAAATCCTTTAGTATGGGAGGCAAAGAAGTCCGTATTGGCCAAGTGAATGTGGTCGATGCTAACGATGTCATCAAACGCAAAGATGAAGTCCTTAAAGCTATGAAAGAATTACTCATTAACAACAATTATGACGCTTTCTTATTAGTGATTACCAACATTTTAACTAATGATTCAGAAGGACTTTTAGTTGGCGATGATTCCTTAACTAAAAACTTTGAAAAAGCCTTTGATGTTGATGTCACCGACCATCAATTAGCCTTGAAGGGCATTGTTTCACGTAAAAAACAAATTGTTCCTCCATTAACATACTCATTTGAGGGCTAA
- the topA gene encoding type I DNA topoisomerase yields the protein MATKRKKTPKKDLVIVESPTKAKTIEKYLGRKYKVVASKGHLRDLPKSKMGIDIENNYDPHYITIRGKGDTIKDLKKEAKKANNIYLASDPDREGEAIAWHLAHILKLDPEEDIRVTYNEITKDTVKEAINNPRAIDKDLVDAQQARRILDRLVGYNLSPILWAKVKKGLSAGRVQSVALKMVVDREEEIRNFVPEEYWSIEGVFQKGKETFKANASKFKGEKIDLKNEDDVKALMANLSSDQFEVQNLTKKQRKRNPQKPFTTSSLQQEASKRLRFRTRKTMMVAQQLYEGIKLGNEGTVGLITYMRTDSTRISEGAKQEAGQFIQDKYGKEYIGKGTSGASGQGAQDAHEAIRPTSAFRHPDNVEAYLSKDQFKLYSLIWSRFMASEMAPAVYDTVACDLVQNDVSFRANGSKIKFTGYLRVYPDNNEKDNLLPELENGEKVKSKELTPNQHFTQPPARYTEASLIKTLEELGVGRPSTYSPTLETLIKRYYVKLEARRFEPTELGEIVNSLISEFFPDIVDPQFTANLEDELDHVEDGNKNWIDVVDAFYQPFSKDIEKADQEMEKIEIKDEPAGFDCDVCGHPMVIKLGRYGKFYACSNFPDCRNTKAIVKEIGVNCPTCKEGQVVERKSKKKRIFYGCSRYPDCDFVSWDKPVGRSCPKCDHYLVEKKKRGSKQVICSNCDYKEDVQKGDD from the coding sequence TTGGCTACAAAAAGAAAGAAAACACCTAAAAAAGATTTAGTGATTGTCGAATCACCAACGAAAGCAAAAACGATTGAGAAATACTTAGGACGTAAATATAAAGTGGTGGCAAGTAAGGGCCACTTACGTGATCTTCCTAAAAGTAAAATGGGAATAGATATCGAAAATAATTATGATCCCCATTATATTACAATTCGTGGTAAGGGAGATACGATCAAAGATCTTAAAAAAGAAGCTAAAAAGGCAAATAATATCTACTTAGCTTCTGACCCGGACCGGGAAGGAGAAGCGATTGCTTGGCACTTAGCCCATATTTTAAAATTAGATCCCGAAGAAGACATCCGGGTCACTTATAATGAAATTACCAAGGATACGGTTAAAGAAGCGATTAACAATCCACGTGCCATCGATAAGGACTTGGTGGACGCTCAGCAGGCAAGACGGATCTTAGACCGCTTGGTGGGCTATAATTTGTCCCCAATTTTATGGGCTAAGGTCAAGAAAGGCCTATCCGCTGGACGGGTACAATCCGTTGCCTTAAAAATGGTCGTTGACCGCGAAGAAGAAATCCGTAACTTTGTGCCTGAAGAATATTGGAGCATTGAAGGGGTCTTTCAAAAAGGAAAAGAAACTTTCAAGGCCAATGCTTCCAAATTTAAGGGTGAAAAAATTGATCTAAAAAATGAAGATGATGTTAAAGCCTTAATGGCTAACCTCAGCAGTGATCAATTTGAAGTTCAAAATTTGACCAAAAAGCAAAGAAAACGAAATCCGCAAAAGCCATTTACGACTTCTTCCCTCCAACAAGAAGCTTCCAAACGCTTACGCTTTAGAACGCGAAAGACGATGATGGTTGCCCAACAGCTCTATGAAGGGATTAAATTAGGCAATGAAGGGACAGTCGGTTTAATTACCTACATGCGTACAGACTCTACCCGGATCTCTGAAGGTGCTAAACAAGAAGCTGGCCAATTTATCCAAGACAAATACGGTAAGGAATATATTGGTAAGGGGACTAGTGGGGCCAGCGGGCAAGGTGCTCAGGATGCCCATGAGGCTATTCGTCCAACTTCTGCCTTTCGCCATCCCGATAACGTAGAAGCTTATCTCAGTAAAGACCAGTTCAAGTTATATAGTCTGATCTGGTCCCGCTTCATGGCTAGTGAAATGGCACCGGCTGTTTATGATACGGTGGCTTGTGACCTGGTTCAAAATGATGTGAGTTTTAGGGCAAATGGATCAAAAATTAAATTTACTGGTTACCTTAGAGTTTATCCGGATAATAATGAAAAGGATAATCTCTTGCCAGAACTAGAAAATGGTGAAAAGGTAAAGAGTAAAGAATTAACTCCAAACCAACATTTTACCCAACCACCAGCTCGCTATACTGAAGCTAGCTTAATTAAGACTCTAGAAGAATTAGGGGTTGGACGTCCTTCTACTTACTCACCAACTTTAGAAACCTTGATTAAACGCTACTATGTTAAATTAGAAGCTAGACGCTTTGAACCCACTGAATTAGGTGAGATTGTTAATAGTTTAATTTCTGAATTTTTCCCTGATATTGTTGATCCACAATTTACCGCTAACTTGGAAGATGAATTAGACCATGTGGAAGACGGTAATAAGAATTGGATAGACGTCGTCGATGCTTTCTATCAACCTTTTAGTAAGGATATTGAAAAAGCTGACCAAGAAATGGAAAAAATCGAAATTAAAGACGAACCAGCAGGCTTTGATTGTGACGTCTGTGGCCATCCAATGGTAATTAAATTAGGACGTTATGGGAAGTTTTATGCATGTAGTAATTTTCCTGATTGCCGTAATACTAAAGCCATTGTTAAAGAAATCGGCGTGAATTGCCCAACCTGTAAGGAAGGACAAGTTGTCGAACGTAAATCGAAGAAAAAACGGATCTTTTATGGTTGTTCCCGTTATCCTGATTGTGATTTTGTCTCCTGGGATAAACCGGTGGGCCGATCCTGTCCTAAATGTGACCATTACTTGGTTGAAAAGAAAAAACGCGGCTCTAAACAAGTGATTTGTAGCAATTGTGACTATAAAGAAGATGTCCAAAAAGGCGATGATTAG
- a CDS encoding tyrosine-type recombinase/integrase: MTFESYRKRLKEYIKDEKHYSDQTLKAYLSDFDDFIYFISDELLISDFKQLSYRDIRLYLSHLQRKGLSRKSLARYLSSLRTAFNRFLDQGLVDDNPFTYVQAAKTGLKLPDFFYEAELDPLFEAAKGPRALDKRNIALLEFLYATGARVSECTNLTIRQVDLKNSIVLLHGKGSKDRYVPFGSYCKKALEEYLDSGRPDLLKGHDHEYIFVNSRGEALTPSGVTYILNDLVKKSAINLDIHPHKLRHSFATHLLNHGADIRTVQELLGHSSLSSTQIYTHMSKESLRNNYLKYFPRAKHSDVHKEDKE, encoded by the coding sequence ATGACTTTTGAAAGTTATCGAAAAAGGTTAAAAGAATATATAAAAGATGAGAAACATTATAGTGATCAGACCTTAAAGGCGTATTTAAGCGATTTTGATGACTTTATCTATTTTATTAGTGATGAACTATTAATAAGCGATTTCAAGCAGTTAAGTTACCGAGATATTCGCCTCTATTTAAGTCACCTGCAAAGAAAGGGCCTGAGTCGTAAAAGTTTAGCTCGGTATTTAAGTAGCTTGAGAACCGCCTTTAATCGTTTTCTTGACCAAGGCCTGGTTGATGACAATCCGTTTACCTATGTTCAAGCGGCTAAAACGGGACTAAAATTACCCGATTTTTTTTATGAAGCTGAGTTAGATCCCTTGTTTGAGGCGGCTAAGGGGCCGCGAGCCCTGGATAAGCGAAATATAGCGCTGTTAGAATTCTTATATGCGACTGGTGCTCGGGTGAGTGAATGTACTAACTTGACCATAAGGCAAGTGGATCTTAAAAATTCTATTGTCTTACTGCATGGCAAGGGGAGCAAAGATCGCTATGTTCCTTTTGGATCCTATTGTAAAAAAGCATTGGAGGAATACTTGGATTCTGGCCGACCTGATCTCTTAAAGGGCCATGATCATGAGTACATTTTCGTTAATAGTCGGGGAGAAGCCTTGACTCCATCAGGCGTGACTTATATTTTGAATGATTTAGTCAAAAAAAGCGCCATTAACCTGGATATTCATCCCCATAAATTACGCCATTCTTTTGCTACCCATCTCCTTAACCATGGAGCCGATATAAGGACAGTACAAGAATTATTAGGGCACTCAAGTTTATCTAGTACGCAAATTTATACCCATATGTCAAAAGAATCTTTAAGAAATAATTATTTAAAATACTTTCCAAGAGCTAAGCATAGTGATGTACATAAGGAGGACAAAGAATGA
- a CDS encoding GTP-sensing pleiotropic transcriptional regulator CodY, whose translation MIAESVESVLEKIRDINKVIREGNIYDDEMADFPFQKLVRYLAENLEANAYLVSVEGELLGYFAIYEEINSERTEAMMQAHQLDPNYLDIISPIQETKSNIPTSDDRTILALEFRDKFNKGMTTIIPIYGNTTKLGYLILARPYEDFNCYDLILGEYVGTVLAMEMVFIKRRRQEEKEQKKQVVDSAIRSLSYSELNALYVIFKDLEEPRTRITASKIAKEENITRSVIVNALRKMESAGVFTSRSLGMKGTHIDTQSKENLEYLKKRLAEEV comes from the coding sequence ATGATAGCTGAATCGGTAGAGAGCGTTTTAGAAAAAATTAGAGACATTAATAAGGTTATCCGCGAAGGGAATATTTATGATGATGAGATGGCAGATTTTCCCTTTCAAAAGTTAGTCCGTTACTTAGCGGAAAATTTAGAGGCCAACGCTTATTTAGTATCTGTTGAAGGAGAACTATTGGGGTATTTTGCTATTTATGAGGAAATCAATAGTGAGCGGACCGAAGCGATGATGCAAGCCCACCAACTCGACCCCAATTATTTAGATATTATCTCACCGATCCAAGAAACCAAGTCAAACATTCCAACTTCAGATGACCGGACGATCTTGGCCTTGGAATTTCGTGATAAATTTAACAAAGGTATGACCACCATTATTCCTATCTATGGTAATACCACCAAATTAGGCTATTTAATCCTAGCTCGTCCCTATGAAGACTTTAATTGCTATGACCTAATTCTTGGTGAATATGTGGGGACGGTTCTAGCCATGGAGATGGTGTTTATTAAACGCCGTCGTCAAGAGGAAAAAGAACAGAAAAAACAAGTGGTGGATTCAGCTATTCGCTCACTTTCTTATTCGGAATTAAATGCCTTATATGTTATTTTTAAAGACCTAGAAGAGCCACGTACCCGCATAACAGCCTCTAAAATTGCTAAGGAAGAGAATATTACCCGTTCTGTGATTGTAAATGCCTTACGAAAAATGGAATCTGCTGGGGTATTTACTTCCCGCTCTTTAGGGATGAAAGGGACCCATATTGATACTCAGAGTAAAGAAAACCTGGAGTATTTGAAAAAACGTTTAGCAGAAGAAGTTTAA
- the parC gene encoding DNA topoisomerase IV subunit A, with protein MAIDIQELSLDEVMGDRFGRYSKYIIQDRALPDIRDGLKPVQRRILYAMYHDGNTSDHAFRKSAKTVGNVIGNYHPHGDSSVYEAMVRMSQAWKNRMPLIDMHGNNGSMDGDPAAAMRYTEARLSKLADELLKDLNKDTVDTILNFDDTEEEPVVLPAGFPNLLVNGSQGISAGYATEIPTHNLGEVIDAVNYYIDHPKAKVETLMKYLPGPDFPTGGIIQGKDQLIKAYKTGRGKVVVRAQTEVESLKAGRKQIVITELPFEVNKADLVRKMDELRLNRSIDGVLEVRDESDRSGLRIIVELKKDADAGQILQYYFKHTNLQINYNFNMVAINKQRPEQVGLIAIIQAYIDHRKDVVSRRTQYDLNKAQSRRHIVDGLIKAISILDQVIAIIRNSSDKKDAKNNLISEYQFSQAQAEAIVTLQLYRLTNTDITALQEEKLSLNEAINQYQAILSDESILMKLIQSELKAIKKAYATDRLTKIEAEVEEIKIKKEFLIPDEEVVTVVTRGGYIKRSSLRSYQSSNFSDLGLRDGDHVLYLAAHSTLDNLVLITNKGNYVFQPVYEMQELRWKDLGEHLSQRIPIASDEKIIQVYPYAKDSQDTIVLATREGMIKQSKLSELKKIRGHKNKASQIMPLSSPLDEVVNCYLVNNQSDKQNGEVILFTALGFSLRYQISEINTVGLRAKGVISINLKDQDQVINFVYQDQVDEDQQILLATQRGYMKRIRWRDIQTMTRAKRGLMVLREVKSKPHRLIQALEVKSTQEVYELYTSNGELSQIKAVDVPLHERYSNGSQIIVEERLGELLDVIPLYHKDPEK; from the coding sequence ATGGCGATTGATATTCAAGAACTAAGCCTTGATGAAGTGATGGGCGATCGTTTTGGTCGTTATTCCAAATATATTATTCAGGATCGCGCTTTGCCGGATATCAGGGATGGACTCAAACCGGTTCAACGGCGTATTTTATATGCCATGTACCATGATGGCAATACTTCAGACCATGCTTTTAGAAAGTCTGCCAAAACTGTTGGGAATGTGATTGGGAATTACCACCCTCACGGGGATAGCTCAGTTTATGAAGCTATGGTTAGAATGAGTCAAGCTTGGAAAAATCGCATGCCCCTGATTGATATGCATGGGAATAATGGATCCATGGACGGCGACCCTGCGGCAGCCATGCGTTATACTGAAGCACGCTTATCCAAGTTGGCTGATGAACTGCTTAAGGACTTAAACAAGGATACTGTCGATACTATCTTGAACTTTGATGATACTGAGGAAGAGCCGGTTGTTTTACCTGCTGGCTTTCCCAATTTATTAGTCAACGGTTCTCAGGGGATATCAGCAGGTTATGCCACTGAAATTCCCACCCACAACCTAGGTGAAGTGATTGATGCAGTAAATTACTATATTGATCATCCCAAGGCTAAGGTGGAGACATTGATGAAATATCTTCCTGGACCTGATTTTCCGACAGGTGGCATTATCCAAGGGAAAGATCAGCTGATTAAAGCCTATAAAACAGGGCGTGGTAAGGTAGTAGTTCGGGCACAAACGGAAGTGGAGTCGCTTAAAGCAGGGCGTAAACAAATCGTGATTACTGAGCTGCCTTTTGAGGTCAATAAGGCTGATTTGGTTCGTAAGATGGACGAATTACGTCTCAACCGAAGTATCGATGGGGTCCTGGAAGTCCGTGATGAATCTGACCGATCTGGCTTACGTATTATTGTCGAATTGAAGAAAGATGCTGATGCTGGACAGATTTTACAGTATTACTTTAAGCATACTAATTTACAAATTAACTATAATTTCAATATGGTGGCCATTAACAAGCAACGTCCGGAACAGGTTGGTTTAATTGCTATTATTCAAGCCTATATCGACCACCGCAAAGACGTGGTGAGTCGCAGAACCCAATATGACTTAAACAAGGCCCAAAGCCGCCGCCATATTGTTGATGGTTTGATTAAGGCGATTTCCATTCTTGACCAAGTGATTGCAATTATTCGCAACAGTTCTGATAAAAAGGATGCCAAAAATAATCTGATCAGTGAATATCAATTTTCTCAGGCCCAAGCAGAAGCCATCGTCACCTTACAGCTCTATCGCTTAACTAATACTGATATTACAGCTTTACAAGAAGAAAAGTTATCCTTAAATGAAGCCATTAATCAATACCAAGCCATTTTAAGCGATGAGTCTATTCTGATGAAGTTAATTCAATCAGAATTGAAGGCTATCAAAAAAGCTTATGCTACTGACCGCTTGACTAAGATTGAAGCTGAGGTAGAAGAAATAAAAATTAAGAAGGAATTTTTAATTCCTGATGAAGAGGTCGTTACTGTAGTGACCCGGGGCGGTTATATTAAGCGCTCTAGCCTAAGAAGCTACCAATCCTCTAATTTCTCTGACTTAGGCTTAAGGGATGGCGACCATGTCTTATACTTAGCCGCGCATTCAACTTTAGATAATTTAGTCCTTATTACTAATAAAGGAAATTATGTTTTCCAACCGGTTTATGAAATGCAAGAGCTCCGCTGGAAAGACCTTGGCGAACACCTTTCCCAACGCATCCCTATTGCTTCCGATGAGAAGATTATCCAAGTCTATCCCTACGCTAAGGATAGTCAAGATACGATTGTCCTTGCTACTCGAGAAGGGATGATTAAACAAAGTAAGCTCAGTGAATTGAAGAAAATCCGGGGCCATAAGAATAAAGCTTCTCAAATTATGCCTTTATCCAGTCCGCTGGATGAGGTGGTTAATTGCTATTTAGTCAATAACCAAAGCGATAAGCAAAATGGCGAAGTGATCTTATTTACTGCCTTAGGTTTTAGCCTGCGTTACCAAATCAGTGAGATTAATACGGTCGGTTTACGTGCCAAGGGTGTTATTTCAATTAACCTCAAAGACCAAGACCAAGTGATTAATTTTGTCTACCAAGACCAGGTGGATGAAGACCAACAAATCCTTCTTGCTACGCAGCGAGGCTATATGAAACGGATTCGCTGGCGGGATATTCAAACCATGACCCGGGCTAAGCGGGGACTGATGGTCTTACGTGAAGTTAAATCAAAACCCCATCGTCTAATTCAGGCTCTAGAAGTTAAATCCACCCAAGAAGTCTATGAATTATATACCAGTAACGGGGAATTAAGTCAGATTAAAGCAGTCGATGTCCCTCTTCATGAACGTTATAGTAACGGCTCACAAATTATTGTCGAAGAGCGTTTAGGTGAATTGCTTGATGTCATTCCTCTCTACCATAAAGATCCAGAAAAATAA
- the parE gene encoding DNA topoisomerase IV subunit B, protein MAINSKATYDESSIQILEGLEAVRKRPGMYIGSTDNRGLHHLVYEIVDNSIDEALAGYCDEISVTIHEDNSVTVTDNGRGMPIGKHSSGKPTVEVILTVLHAGGKFSESAYKTSGGLHGVGSSVVNALSDSLEVTVYRDNKKYYQSFSQGGKPHKPKLTSHKSKQTGTSIHFHPDPKIFGATEFNSDTIKEQLREKAFLTKGLAIHFTDEKNASQESFHYEDGLVEFIHYLNENKEVLQEVTYIEDKDKSSNIEMELAFQYNDGYSETILSFVNNVRTPDGGTHETALKTGMTKAFNEYARKVNLIKPKEKNLEGSDVREGFTAVISVRIPEEILQFEGQTKGKLGTPQARLAVENMVNTHLSIYLLENGEIAQMLVRKALKARQAREAARKAREESRHGKKGKSKETLLSGKLTPAQSKNTKKNELFLVEGDSAGGSAKLGRDRKFQAILPLRGKVLNTEKASLTDILKNEELNTIIHTVGAGVGPEFDIHDSNYDKVIIMTDADTDGAHIQVLLLTFFYRYMRPLIEAGKVYIAMPPLYKLSRGKGKNEKIAYAWTDEELAQETKKFGKGYTLQRYKGLGEMNADQLWDTTMNPETRTLIRVTLDDLSQAEKRVSVLMGNKVEPRRDWIEDNVQFTMDEEDKLLEHANHEENDAIEASELIAQSDQVTSMSDQEGQIDLFDEGAEVNGD, encoded by the coding sequence ATGGCAATAAATTCTAAGGCAACTTATGATGAGTCATCCATTCAAATATTAGAAGGCTTAGAAGCGGTTCGTAAGCGACCAGGAATGTATATCGGGTCAACCGATAATCGCGGCTTACATCACTTGGTCTATGAGATCGTAGACAATTCTATTGATGAAGCTTTAGCAGGCTACTGTGATGAAATTTCTGTGACCATTCATGAAGATAATAGCGTGACGGTAACTGATAATGGACGGGGAATGCCCATCGGTAAACATAGTAGTGGCAAACCAACTGTTGAAGTGATCCTGACCGTCCTTCACGCGGGAGGAAAATTTAGCGAAAGTGCTTATAAGACCTCTGGAGGGCTCCACGGAGTAGGATCTAGTGTTGTTAATGCCTTATCTGATTCCTTAGAGGTCACCGTTTACCGGGATAATAAAAAGTATTACCAAAGCTTTAGTCAGGGCGGTAAGCCCCATAAGCCTAAGTTAACCAGCCATAAAAGTAAGCAGACTGGAACAAGTATTCACTTTCACCCCGACCCTAAGATCTTTGGTGCTACGGAATTTAACAGTGACACCATTAAAGAACAATTAAGAGAAAAGGCCTTTTTAACTAAAGGTTTAGCGATTCATTTTACTGATGAAAAAAATGCTAGCCAGGAAAGCTTTCACTATGAAGATGGTCTGGTCGAATTTATTCATTATTTAAATGAAAATAAAGAAGTTCTCCAAGAGGTCACTTATATTGAAGACAAGGATAAAAGTTCTAATATCGAAATGGAATTAGCCTTTCAATATAATGATGGCTATTCTGAGACCATCTTGTCCTTTGTTAACAATGTGCGTACGCCAGATGGTGGGACCCATGAAACGGCTTTAAAAACCGGGATGACCAAGGCCTTTAATGAGTATGCTAGAAAGGTTAATCTGATTAAACCCAAGGAGAAAAACCTAGAAGGATCAGATGTTCGTGAGGGCTTTACAGCGGTCATCTCTGTTAGGATTCCTGAAGAAATCTTACAGTTTGAAGGACAAACCAAGGGGAAATTAGGGACGCCACAAGCGCGTTTAGCCGTAGAAAATATGGTGAACACCCATTTATCGATCTATTTATTAGAGAACGGCGAAATAGCGCAGATGTTAGTTCGTAAGGCCTTAAAAGCGCGCCAGGCCCGAGAAGCAGCCCGTAAGGCTAGGGAGGAAAGTCGCCATGGCAAAAAGGGTAAGAGTAAAGAAACCTTACTTTCCGGTAAACTCACTCCCGCACAAAGTAAAAATACCAAGAAAAATGAGCTCTTCTTGGTCGAAGGAGATTCAGCGGGCGGATCAGCTAAACTAGGGCGGGACCGTAAATTCCAAGCTATCCTTCCGTTAAGAGGAAAGGTTTTAAATACGGAAAAGGCAAGCCTAACCGATATCCTTAAAAATGAAGAACTAAACACCATTATCCATACCGTAGGTGCAGGTGTGGGACCAGAGTTTGATATCCATGACTCTAACTATGATAAAGTGATCATCATGACCGATGCGGATACTGACGGTGCCCATATTCAAGTCTTACTCTTGACTTTCTTTTATCGTTACATGCGCCCCTTAATCGAAGCGGGCAAGGTTTATATTGCCATGCCGCCTTTGTATAAACTCTCCCGAGGTAAGGGCAAGAATGAAAAAATTGCTTACGCTTGGACCGATGAAGAACTGGCCCAAGAAACTAAAAAGTTTGGTAAGGGCTATACCCTGCAACGTTATAAAGGTTTGGGGGAAATGAATGCTGACCAATTATGGGATACCACTATGAATCCTGAAACTCGCACCTTAATTCGTGTCACCCTCGATGACTTATCGCAAGCTGAAAAACGGGTATCTGTGTTGATGGGAAATAAGGTTGAACCACGGCGGGATTGGATTGAAGATAATGTCCAATTTACCATGGATGAAGAAGATAAGTTATTGGAGCACGCCAACCATGAAGAGAACGATGCGATCGAAGCTAGTGAGTTAATCGCTCAATCGGACCAAGTCACAAGTATGAGTGATCAGGAAGGGCAAATTGATTTATTTGATGAAGGAGCTGAAGTGAATGGCGATTGA